The following proteins are encoded in a genomic region of Thermococcus henrietii:
- the glnA gene encoding type I glutamate--ammonia ligase: protein MNESAKLLGVETKGPRFLQLIFVDINGVPKGMEVPIARYEEAIEEGIAFDGSSIPGFQGIEDSDLIFKADPSTYAEVPWEGIARVYGYIYKDEKPYKADPRGVLRRALERLEKAGFKAYLGPEPEFYLFKKNGTWELHIPDSGGYFDLVTLDKARELRREIALYMPAFGLVPEVLHHEVGKAQHEIDFRYDEALKTADNIVSFKYVVKAIAEMRGLYATFMPKPIYGYPGNGMHLHISLWKDGENAFIGEDGLSETALHFIAGILKHAKALTALTNPTVNSYKRLVPGYEAPVYISWGYRNRSALIRVPAFWGNGARIEYRCPDPSANPYLAFSAILLAGLDGIKRKLEPEAYVETNVYEMSEEERSKAGIETLPGSLGEALEELKKDKVIRAALGEAYENFIAYKEREWSEYVAYLESRELPLETKKVTEWELERYFYV from the coding sequence ATGAACGAAAGTGCAAAACTCCTCGGAGTCGAGACGAAGGGTCCGAGGTTCCTCCAGCTCATATTCGTGGACATAAACGGCGTTCCGAAGGGAATGGAGGTTCCTATAGCAAGGTATGAGGAGGCAATAGAGGAGGGCATAGCCTTCGACGGCTCCTCGATTCCCGGGTTCCAGGGCATAGAGGACAGCGACCTTATCTTTAAGGCCGACCCGAGCACCTACGCCGAGGTTCCCTGGGAGGGCATAGCGAGGGTCTACGGCTACATATACAAGGACGAAAAGCCCTACAAGGCCGACCCAAGGGGAGTCCTCAGGAGGGCCCTTGAAAGGCTTGAGAAAGCCGGCTTCAAGGCCTACCTCGGGCCGGAGCCGGAGTTCTATCTCTTCAAGAAGAACGGAACCTGGGAGCTCCACATACCCGACAGCGGGGGCTACTTCGACCTCGTAACTCTCGACAAGGCGAGGGAGCTGAGGAGGGAGATAGCCCTCTACATGCCGGCCTTCGGCCTCGTTCCGGAGGTGCTCCACCACGAGGTTGGAAAGGCCCAGCACGAGATTGACTTCCGCTACGATGAGGCCCTCAAAACCGCCGACAACATCGTGAGCTTCAAGTACGTCGTCAAGGCCATCGCCGAAATGCGTGGGTTGTATGCAACGTTCATGCCGAAACCCATCTACGGCTACCCGGGCAACGGAATGCACCTCCACATAAGCCTCTGGAAGGACGGAGAAAATGCATTCATCGGCGAGGACGGGCTGAGCGAGACGGCTCTTCATTTCATAGCTGGAATACTCAAACACGCGAAGGCGTTGACGGCCCTGACCAACCCGACGGTGAACAGCTACAAGCGCCTCGTTCCGGGTTATGAGGCTCCTGTCTACATCAGCTGGGGTTACAGGAACAGGAGCGCGCTAATCCGCGTCCCGGCATTCTGGGGCAACGGGGCTAGGATAGAGTACCGCTGTCCAGACCCGAGCGCCAACCCGTACCTGGCTTTCTCGGCGATACTTCTGGCCGGGCTCGACGGAATTAAGAGGAAGCTTGAGCCTGAGGCCTACGTCGAGACCAACGTCTACGAGATGAGCGAAGAGGAGAGGAGCAAAGCGGGAATCGAGACCCTTCCGGGAAGCCTCGGGGAGGCGCTGGAGGAGCTGAAAAAGGACAAGGTCATCAGAGCGGCACTCGGAGAGGCCTACGAGAACTTCATCGCCTACAAGGAAAGGGAATGGAGCGAGTACGTCGCCTACCTCGAGAGCAGAGAACTCCCGCTGGAGACCAAGAAGGTGACCGAGTGGGAGCTCGAGAGGTACTTCTACGTCTGA
- a CDS encoding DUF61 family protein, whose translation MNPENALLREIYRINSHLPAKRPTLARLLEDNEPSVRLRDGSVHSFRKAELERIKDLLDPGGEEKLLLPIVLEIVSDFRGYFRVRGRVAVKVIDRLLGSYDPLDEPEERLYPRYLLPRVRRELPTATTYAFIAE comes from the coding sequence ATGAACCCTGAAAACGCCCTCTTGAGAGAAATCTACCGCATAAACAGCCACCTTCCGGCGAAGAGGCCAACCCTCGCCCGGCTCCTAGAAGACAACGAGCCATCGGTTAGGCTAAGGGACGGGAGCGTGCACTCCTTCCGAAAGGCAGAGCTCGAGAGGATTAAGGACCTTCTCGACCCCGGCGGCGAGGAGAAACTGCTCCTCCCGATAGTCCTTGAGATAGTGAGCGACTTCAGGGGCTACTTCAGGGTTAGGGGAAGGGTCGCGGTCAAGGTGATAGACAGGCTCCTCGGCTCCTATGATCCCCTAGACGAGCCGGAGGAAAGGCTCTACCCGAGGTACCTGCTCCCCAGGGTGAGGCGGGAGTTGCCGACGGCGACAACCTATGCCTTCATAGCGGAGTGA